Genomic DNA from Nyctibius grandis isolate bNycGra1 chromosome Z, bNycGra1.pri, whole genome shotgun sequence:
TCCTCCTAATATTGCCCCTACATCTGACATGCATGGAAAAGAGTAGACTCTTTTCCTACATGGAAAGAGTCAccaaaaagcctttaaaatactCCATGCAAAAGCTATTGGAACAGTTTTACCATTAATTCCAATGAGTGTAAGTCAAAACCTGAGCCCACTtggagctgccagcagcaaagcagtCGGAGTTGCAGCCCCTCGCCTGCACACGAGTGGCTGCTTATTTCTGCCCTATTGCAGGAGGCAGGTGAGACCGGCAGGGAGCAAAGcaagccctgccagcagccctgccaGACCCTAGGGTGACACGAAGGAACTTCCCTGGCTCCGTTATGGGGAGTTGCATATGCAGTCGCACTCAGCCCCAACGAGCTGGCTTAATTCACAGATGGGCAGGAATTAGAGCTTATGCCACACAGGCAGCCAAACTCAGTGCTTGTGTGAGTAGGTGCAGCACCGTTCTAGAGGACGGAGCTAAGCTGACTCACTTTCATTGGGCCGTACTCATCATAGCAAAGCAGAGCTAAACATTTAGTATCTGTTCAATCCCCCTACAGTGCTATGCTTGGGTACGTCCAGCTCATTCTATGctattttccttctcagaggTGATCCGGACAAATGTGACATCTGGGGGAACACGCCTCTCCACCACGCTGCTTGCAATGGTCACATCCATTGCGTTTCTTTTTTGATCAACTTTGGTGCCAATATCTTCGCTCTGGACAATGACCTCCGCACTCCCCTGGAGGTGGCTGCCAGCAGAGACCGCAATGAATGTGTCAGAATCCTGGACAAAGCTGCCACCGAGCAGAACATGCTGAATCCAAAGAAGGTCTCCAAACTCAAAGCACAGGCCCAGAGGAATGTAGAGAAACAAATCAAGGAATGCGAGAAGCGCCAAGAGAAGCACCAGCACGAAATGAACCAGAAttatatgaaagaaaagcttGGCACAGTAAATTCTTCCAGAGGGACACATTCCAGAGTAAAACTGCCTAGTCTCTTTGCTTCAAATACAAGTCCTTTCTCCAGAAATCTGAAAGATACCTTTAAACTGAAGTCAAAAAAGACAGCTGACAGCACAAGAAGCCAGGAAACACAAAGCAATAACCAAGAGGATGGTACAGGTAGGAGAACTGTGATGCATTTGTTTGATGAGAAAGAGGAGGATGAATTACTGAATGACCTCggagagaaaagcttttctgataATAACAGTCAGCTCTCAATTTTTAAGCGGCCAGGTCTCGGCAAGATTGTATTTGGAAGGAATTTGGCTGCAGATGTAAATCCTGGAACTGTGTCTTCTGAGAAAGAAAGTATAAGCTTTAAAATGTCCAGTGAGCTCTTCCAGTATGAAAATGCTGAGAATGGCAGGGAAGATGATGCTGAAAATGGTGGTGATATCCCCTGGCATGAGGAAGAAGTCGTTTGGGatgaagaggaagcagagaacACACCCCTTGAGGTATTTCTGGCATCACAGATGCTGGATGagtttcttccagtctt
This window encodes:
- the ANKS4B gene encoding ankyrin repeat and SAM domain-containing protein 4B, whose product is MSSRYHKAAADGNLDLLKEATRKDLNTSDEDGMTPTLLAAYHGYLEALEVVCRRGGDPDKCDIWGNTPLHHAACNGHIHCVSFLINFGANIFALDNDLRTPLEVAASRDRNECVRILDKAATEQNMLNPKKVSKLKAQAQRNVEKQIKECEKRQEKHQHEMNQNYMKEKLGTVNSSRGTHSRVKLPSLFASNTSPFSRNLKDTFKLKSKKTADSTRSQETQSNNQEDGTGRRTVMHLFDEKEEDELLNDLGEKSFSDNNSQLSIFKRPGLGKIVFGRNLAADVNPGTVSSEKESISFKMSSELFQYENAENGREDDAENGGDIPWHEEEVVWDEEEAENTPLEVFLASQMLDEFLPVFMREKIDLEALMLCSDEDLQSIQMELGPRKKVLHAANKRKAAFKNPGKTVDTSL